In Carnobacteriaceae bacterium zg-84, the genomic window TTGCCATTTGATACATTTGATGCAGTTGTTTGAGTAAATCTAAAATATTCTTTTGAACAGAAACATCTAAAGCACTCGTTGCCTCATCATAAATAACAATATCTGGATGAATAGAAATAGCTCTAGCAATCACAACTCTTTGGAGCTGTCCTCCACTAAGTTCATGAGGAAATGCCTCTAAATAGGATTCATCTAATCCAACAGAGGTTAATAATGTCTTTGCTGTTTGCTTTGCTTCTTCTCGGGTTTGAATACCATAATTGACTAAACTTTCAGATAGAAATGTACCAATACGCATTCTTGGACTAAATGCAGCTAAAGGATTTTGAAAAACCATTTGAATATGTTGACGATACTCTCGCATTTGTTTAGCATTAAACGTTGTCACATCTTTATTCTTATACCATATTTGTCCTTTTGTCACTGAATGTAAACCGAGTAGCACTTTTGCCAATGTACTTTTACCACTGCCACTTTCACCAACAATTCCTAGACATTCATTTTGATGTAAAGAAAAAGATATTTGTTTTAAAGCGGTATAATCCTGTTTGTTTTTAAATATTTTATCAACATTTTCAACACGTAAAATCATATCTTTATCCATTCTCTACCTCACTCAAACTTGGTGTTGCCTCAATTAAAGCTTTCGTATACGCTTCTTTTGGTCGATAAATAATATCATCTCTATTTCCATACTCGATAATTCGTCCGTCTTTCATCACAGCTATTTTATCACTCAAATAAGACGCAACACTCATATTATGCGTGACCATTAAAATAGCTGTTTCCTCTTTGGATAATTGAATAAAATGTTTCACAATATCTGCTTGTGTCGTTACATCTAAGGCACTCGTTGGTTCATCTGCCAATAATAATTTTGGTTTAAATGTTGTTGCCATAGCAATAGACACACGTTGCTGCATGCCTCCACTTAATTCAAATGGATAAGCATTTAATACTCTATCTACATCGCATAAATGTACTTTTTCTAACATCATTTTCTGTATGTGTTTTTGCTCTTGTTTATCTATTACACCGTGCAAACATAAATATTGTTCATATTGTTTACCTATTTTTTTCATCGGATTGAAAAAAGCACCCGGATTTTGAAAAATCATCGTCATATCTTTTCGATTCACACGATACATTGTTTTATTTTCATGGAGAGGTGTTTCTTCTAAATAAATCGTGCCCGTTTCTATTGTAGCCGTTGAATTTAATAAACCGGAAATCGCACTTAATAAAGTGCTTTTACCACTACCACTTTCACCAACGACTGTTAAAATCTCTCCTTTTTTCAACGATAAATTCACATGCTGTACGACACATTTTTCACCATAGTAAATAGACAGATTTTCTATTGACATAACATTTTTACACATAATATCCCTCTAATAATAGAATAGAGCTGAGAATCTCAGCCCTATTATTTATTCAACTGTTAAATCTTTCGTAATGAAGTAATAATCAATTGGGAAAGACACAACATTTTTCACTTTTTTAGTAGCAACTGAATTTGTAATACCTGTTGTTAAATAAATATTCGCAACATCTTTATTTAAAATTTGTTGACCTTGAATGGTTAATTCAACACGTTTTTGTTGATCAAATTCTGTTACCAATTCTTCAACAATTTTATCAAATTCTGGATTAGAGTAACTTCCAAAATTGTCTGTTCCATGTGTTGAGTAGTTTTGTTCCATAAAGCGTTTTGAATCACCAGTTGTTGCTGTAATGTAACTGAACAAGAAAATATCAAAGTCTTTCGCAACTTTAGATTCATTGATGTTTTCTGTTAAGTTAATATTCAATGCAATACCCACTTCTTTTAATTGTGATTGTAAAACTTCTGCCAAAGGCGATGCTTGCGCAAGGGACAATGTAAAGGCTAATTTTTTACCATCTTTTTCTAAAATGCCATCTGATCCTGCAACAAAACCAGCTTTTGCTAATAAATCTTTTGCTTTTTCAGAATCATACGATTGTTTATCAATTTTATCGTATCCATAACCTGCGCTTCGTGGGAAAGCTGCTCCAACAGCTTCTCCGCGTACAATTTTGGCTAATTTTTCTCTATCAATCGCATACGCCATTGCTTGTCGAATCTCTTTATCTTTTAAAAACGCATTTTTATGATTTAATGCCATATAATAAACGCGTAATGACGGAACTTCTAAAATTTGGAAGTCAGCATTTTTAGATAATTGTTCCAAACCAACGCCACTTATTTTTTGAGCAATTTGAACATCTCCTGATTGTAATGCTAATAAACGTGTATCGTCATCTTCAATATTACGAACAGTTAATGTATCTAATCCCGGTTTACCATTCCAATAATGTTCATTCGCAACTAATTCAATTTGTTCTTCTTTTTTCAATTCTTTAACAGCATAAGGTCCAGTTGTCACTGGTTTTGTTGCGATGCTTTCTTCTGGTTGAGATGTATCAATAATCGTAAACAATGGCTCTGTTAAGTTTGCTAACAATGAACCATAAGGCTCTGTTGTATGATAAAGTACATATTCTCCGTCAACTTCAATCTTATCTAATTTGGCATTACTTTTTGCACGCTCATCTTTTGAAATAACACGTTCAATACTTTTCTTCACATCTTCTGGTGTCATTACTTTTCCATTACTAAATTTAACACCTTGTCGAATGTGGAATTTCCAAGTTTTCTCATTCACAACTTCCCATTTATCTGCTAGTTGTGGCTCAAATTTCATGTGTTCATTGACTGTCACTAATGTTTCTGCTGCACCAATACGAGATAAAGTCCACGCATTCCATCCATTTGCTGGATCTAAATCATCTCCAAACCAATATAGTGCTGCTGTTAAATGTTTTGCTTCTTTTGTTTCGGCTTTTTCTTCCATTTTAGATGTTCCACACCCTACTAAAACGAATAATAAAGCAATCAAGATACTCCATTTAGATGTAAATTTTTTCAATGACATTTTTTTCTTCCTTTTTTCTTTTATATTTTCTTTTGGATCAAGAATTTCTCTTAAACTATCTCCCAATAAACTAAATAAAATTACACTTATAAAAATGGCTAATCCGGGAAAGACTAATAGCCACGGTGCATGTTGAATATATGGTTTTCCTTCACTCAACATATATCCCCACTCTGGATGAGGAGGTTGTGCTCCTAACCCTAATAAAGATAAACTTGATAGAGTGAGTAATTTCTCACTAAAATCTTGTGTTAATAAAACAAGTATATGCGGCATAATATTAGGTAATAAGTAGGTGAAAAACAATTTTGGTGTTTTGGCACCTCCTAATTTAGCTTCTTCAATAAATTCAGCATGTTTTAAAGATAAAATCATAGCACGTACAACACGAGCATAAGCTACCCACCCCGTCACACTAATTGCCACAATAATATTGACTGTACCTGTTCCTAATACACTAACAATCACAATCGTAAAAATCATACTTGGAAATGCTAAAATCATATCAGATAATCGCATCACAACGGTATCTACCCATTTATATGATAAAGCACATATAACCCCTAGTAACATACCTATTACAGCAACAAAACACACAATCGCAATGGCTGTCACTAATGACGTCATCCCACCATACAAAACACGAGAAAAAACATCTCTACCTAAATGATCTGTTCCCATTAAAAATGATGTGTTTGGCGATTGTAAAATATGTTCATAAAACAAATCATATGGACTATAAGGTGCTATGTATGGAGCTAAACAAATAATACCGAATAAGCAGATAATACCACTAATACATATAATAAATTGTTTATTCTTTAAGGCTCTTTTAATATACATTAAATATCCTCCAATCGAACACGAGGATTTAATACATGATACAATAAATCAACGATTAAATTGATACTGACAAAAATAATCGACATCCACAATACATAGCCTTGAATAATTGGATAATCTCTATTTTTAATAGCTTCCATGACTAAACGACCGACGCCTTGCCAACCAAAAATCGTTTCAATAATGACGGTACCACCTAATAAAGCACCAATGGTCATCCCAAAATTTGTTAGAACTGGTAATAACGCATTGGGTAAAATCTCTTTTAACATAATATGTCGATAAGAAAAACCTAATGATTTCAAACCTTTTACATAATCTTTTTGATGTTCTTCTAATATTTGATTGCGAATCTGCCTTGTATAAACAGCAATCATCCATATAGATAAGGTCAACATAGGCAAAATAAGATGTCTAAACGTACCATATCCTGACACAGGTAATAATTGAAAGGACACAGAAAATGTATAAATCAAAATGAGTGCTACCCAAAAACTAGGCATCGCAACACCCAAAAACGAAAAAAAACGTATCAGATAATCTATCCATTTTCTTTCATAAATAGCAGATACTATCCCCAAAAATAGACTAGATATTGCAGAAACAAACGTAGTTGCTGAAACTAATACAAGCGTATTCGGAATTGTTTCCTTTAATTTGTCTGATACTGGTTTTTGATAACGATAAGACATTCCTAAATCACCTTTAGAAATATTCGATAACCAACTAATATACTGTTCTAAAAAAGATTTATTTAAACCTAATTTTTCTTTCTCTTTTTCAATAACTGACTTATCTACTTGTTGTTGCATGTTTTCATACTTCATTGTAATAGGATCTGATGCAATGACATTCATCAGTGAAAAAGTTATGAAAGATATGCCAAACATCACAAAAACAAGTTGTATCAATCTTTTCCAAATAACTTTCTTCATATTAAAACGATACTCATCATCCTTTCTTTAAAGTAAACAATCGTAAACACTTCTATTTACAACTATATTCTACATCATTAAGATTTGAATATCAATATAAAAATAGACTTTATTACGTTTTACGAAAGAAAATAATTTATCGAAAAACACTCATTTTCATTGATATAATTAGATCTTTTAATATCATTTAAATTTTTCAAGAAAAAGAAAACGATATAAATCGAAATAAACTTTTTATCATAATACATAAAATGATACATCTATTAGTCTATAAATAAATCATGTTGGTGGAGCTATCCACCAACATGATTTATTATAGAGCCTAATTTAAAAGGTGTTGATAGCTTCCTTTCGGAAGGCTATCAACACCTAAAAGGCTATACCTTTTGATAAATAAACTAATCTTTAGCTGTTAAAGCAGCCATTGTAATATAGTTATAAGGTTTGTTGAAGTGTGGTAAGAAGAAGATGTCTAATAAAGCTAATCTTTCAATTGTTACTTTTTCTTGAATAGCTAATGAGAACATATGAATACCCATTGACATATCTTCTTTAGATGCCATTTGGCAACCTAAGACAACACGAGTGTCTTTGTCGTAAACGATTTTGATTTTTACTTCATGGTTGTCATGTTCAATAAATTCTGGTTTTTGTAAATCAGAAAATTCTGTAACAACAGCATTATATCCAGCACGTTTTGCTTTTTCTAATGTTAAACCTGTTGATACCATTTTTAGATCATAAATACAAATACCGTTTGAACCTTGTACACCAATTGATTCTAA contains:
- a CDS encoding ABC transporter ATP-binding protein; translation: MDKDMILRVENVDKIFKNKQDYTALKQISFSLHQNECLGIVGESGSGKSTLAKVLLGLHSVTKGQIWYKNKDVTTFNAKQMREYRQHIQMVFQNPLAAFSPRMRIGTFLSESLVNYGIQTREEAKQTAKTLLTSVGLDESYLEAFPHELSGGQLQRVVIARAISIHPDIVIYDEATSALDVSVQKNILDLLKQLHQMYQMASIFISHDLAVVKQMTDRILVMYQGEIVEILKSSELHLAQHPYTKTLLDATFSVYQHKSE
- a CDS encoding ABC transporter permease subunit: MYIKRALKNKQFIICISGIICLFGIICLAPYIAPYSPYDLFYEHILQSPNTSFLMGTDHLGRDVFSRVLYGGMTSLVTAIAIVCFVAVIGMLLGVICALSYKWVDTVVMRLSDMILAFPSMIFTIVIVSVLGTGTVNIIVAISVTGWVAYARVVRAMILSLKHAEFIEEAKLGGAKTPKLFFTYLLPNIMPHILVLLTQDFSEKLLTLSSLSLLGLGAQPPHPEWGYMLSEGKPYIQHAPWLLVFPGLAIFISVILFSLLGDSLREILDPKENIKEKRKKKMSLKKFTSKWSILIALLFVLVGCGTSKMEEKAETKEAKHLTAALYWFGDDLDPANGWNAWTLSRIGAAETLVTVNEHMKFEPQLADKWEVVNEKTWKFHIRQGVKFSNGKVMTPEDVKKSIERVISKDERAKSNAKLDKIEVDGEYVLYHTTEPYGSLLANLTEPLFTIIDTSQPEESIATKPVTTGPYAVKELKKEEQIELVANEHYWNGKPGLDTLTVRNIEDDDTRLLALQSGDVQIAQKISGVGLEQLSKNADFQILEVPSLRVYYMALNHKNAFLKDKEIRQAMAYAIDREKLAKIVRGEAVGAAFPRSAGYGYDKIDKQSYDSEKAKDLLAKAGFVAGSDGILEKDGKKLAFTLSLAQASPLAEVLQSQLKEVGIALNINLTENINESKVAKDFDIFLFSYITATTGDSKRFMEQNYSTHGTDNFGSYSNPEFDKIVEELVTEFDQQKRVELTIQGQQILNKDVANIYLTTGITNSVATKKVKNVVSFPIDYYFITKDLTVE
- a CDS encoding ABC transporter ATP-binding protein produces the protein MCKNVMSIENLSIYYGEKCVVQHVNLSLKKGEILTVVGESGSGKSTLLSAISGLLNSTATIETGTIYLEETPLHENKTMYRVNRKDMTMIFQNPGAFFNPMKKIGKQYEQYLCLHGVIDKQEQKHIQKMMLEKVHLCDVDRVLNAYPFELSGGMQQRVSIAMATTFKPKLLLADEPTSALDVTTQADIVKHFIQLSKEETAILMVTHNMSVASYLSDKIAVMKDGRIIEYGNRDDIIYRPKEAYTKALIEATPSLSEVENG
- a CDS encoding ABC transporter permease, producing MKKVIWKRLIQLVFVMFGISFITFSLMNVIASDPITMKYENMQQQVDKSVIEKEKEKLGLNKSFLEQYISWLSNISKGDLGMSYRYQKPVSDKLKETIPNTLVLVSATTFVSAISSLFLGIVSAIYERKWIDYLIRFFSFLGVAMPSFWVALILIYTFSVSFQLLPVSGYGTFRHLILPMLTLSIWMIAVYTRQIRNQILEEHQKDYVKGLKSLGFSYRHIMLKEILPNALLPVLTNFGMTIGALLGGTVIIETIFGWQGVGRLVMEAIKNRDYPIIQGYVLWMSIIFVSINLIVDLLYHVLNPRVRLEDI